The genome window CAACCGCCGCCCGACGGCCTGGAGCGGGTCGAGAGCGGCATTCCGCGCCTCGACTACATCCTCAAGGGCGGCTTTTTGAAGGGCGGGACCTACAACCTGATCGGCCCGCCGGGGAGCGGCAAGACGATCCTGGGCAACCAGTTCTGCTTCAACCACCTCGCCCGCACCGACGGCAGTTGCGTCTATATCTCGCTGCTGGTCGAATCGCACGCCAAGATGCTCCGGCACCTCGCTTCCCTGAAGTTCTTCGATCGCGATAAGATCCCCGATCGGCTCTATTACGTCAGCGGCTACTCGTCGCTCCGCGAAGGAGGGCCCGACGCCCTTCTCGACCTCATTCGGGCGACGTTGCGAGACCGTCGGGCCACCTTGCTGGTCGTCGACGGCATGGAGAGCATCCGCCAGTTCGCCGATGGGGAGCAGAAGATCAAGGAGTTCGTCCACGAGCTTCAGGCGTTCACGGGCCTGATCGGCTGCACCTCGCTGCTGATGTGCTTCAAGGACCCGAGCTACTCGTTCACGGAGAACGCGGTGGTCGACGGCGTCGTCGAGTTGAGCGATCAGTTGATCGGCCCCCGCGCCGTCCGCGAGCTTGTGGTGCACAAGTTCCGCGGCGGGGATTACCTGCGGGGGCGGCACGAGGTCGAGATCACCGAAAGCGGCATCGTGATCCACCCCCGCACCGAGATCCAGTTCGACAAGCCGCCGGGCAGGGCGACCGAGCTGCGCGTCCGCATGCCGTTCGGCGTCGCCGAGCTGGACAAGATGACCTTCGGCGGCCTTCCCTCCGGTTCGACCACCGCGCTGCTGGGGGCCCCCGGGACGGGCAAGACGTTGCTCGGCCTTTCCTTCCTCGTCGAGGGCGCCAAGCAGGGCCACCACGGCACCTACTTCGGCTTCTACGAGCCGCCGCCTCGGCTGATGGAGAAGGCCAACCAGGTGGGCATCGAGCTTGAGAAATACGTCAAGGAAGGGCTGATCGATGTGGTCTGGCAGCCGCCGCTGGAGCACATGCTGGACTCCCTGGCCGAGCAGTTGCTGGAGAAGATCCGCGAGCACGAGCAGCCGCGACGGCGGCTTTTCTTCGACGGCGTGGAGGGCTTCCGGGCGGCCTCGGTCTACCCCGACCGGCTGCCTCGGTTCCTCTCGGCGTTCTGCAACCAGTTGCGGGCGTCTGACGTCACGGCCGTGATGACCGAGGAGCTGCCGCTCTTCCGGCCCGAGATCGACATGCCCAACCCGGAGCTGGCCAACGTCGTCGAGACCGTGGTCCTGCTCCGCTACGTCGAGCTTCGGTCGCAGCTCTACCGGCTGCTGTCGATCATGAAGATGCGCGAGAGCCGATACGACACCTCCATCCGGGAATTCAAGATCACCGACCAGGGCCTGGAGGTCGCCGACTCCTTCGAGAGCGCCGAGGCGATCCTGACGGGCTACGGCCGCCTCTCCGGATCGCCCTCGGTCAAGGAGGACCAACGATGAAGTGCATCCTCGTGGTCGACGACGAATTCGACCTGGTCGGCATGCTCCGCTCGATCCTCGAAGAAGAGGGTTACAGCACCGAGTCGTGCTCCAACGGTCGCGCCGCGCTCGAGCGGCTGAAGGCTTGCAAGCCCGACCTGCTGCTGATGGACGTCATGCTGCCTTACATCAGCGGTTTGGAGGTGCTTCGCACGATGAAGGAGACCCCGGGCCTGGACGGCGTTCCCGTGGTGCTGATGAGTTCGGTGCAGCCGGGCGTGAAGCAGCACGACTACCACTGGGACGCGTTCCTGCGGAAGCCGTTCGGTCTGGAGGACCTGCTGCGGACGGTCCGGGAATTCGCGGGCGCCCCCGACGAGGTCGTTCAGAGTTGAGGGGGGTCGTCTCGACGTGGGGGAAGCCGGGGCGAGCCTCGCCCGCTTGCGCCTTCCGTGGCGCCGGCTTCCAGGCGTCATGGCGCCCCCTCGCGCAGGGGGCGTCGCAGCCCCCGGTGTTCGGGGGCCGAGTGGAATGCTCGAATTGAGCTTCCTCAGCTCGATAGGGCTTCGCACGCGAGGCGCGAAGCCAGCAAGTCTTCCAGGACGAAGGGATCGAAGGGTTTGACCAGATACTGGTCGATCCCAGCCTCCTCGGCGCGCCGGTGATCGGACTCCTGATTGAAGCCCGAGGAGCACACGATGAAGACGTCTTTCCCGCCGGGCTGCTCGCGCAGTCGCCGGGCGACCTCGAAGCCGTCCATCAGCGGCAGCCCGAGGTCGAGCACCACGGCGTGCGGCCGCTGTTCTCGGGCGACTTGGAGCGCCTCGGGGCCGTCGTGGGCCTCGGCGGCCTCATAACCCCACGCTTGCAAGAGCATGGCCAGGCAGGCGGCCGTATCGACGTTGTCGTCGACGACGAGGATGCGAAGCGCGGAATGGGCATGTCCCCGCATGTTCCAACCTCGGGTGAGGATTCCATGGAGCTTAGTTCATCCGTGCATCGGAGATCATACCCGGATGCCAGACCTACGTCCAGCCGCGACGCTTTCGGAGAGGCTCCACATGGGGGCGACACGGCGTAAAGATGACTCTCGAAGCGGCGACAAATGCGGCTCTACCCACCACGCTCGCCGATGCTGGAGGACCTTGGCATGGAAGCCCAATAGGGTCCACTCCGCGGACCTTGTTAGGTCTCACCAGGGTGAAAGGGAACATTCCACCCGACACGTACGCCCGACGACTCGTTCGACATTGCCAGACCTGCTCTTCCGAATGGCCCGCACAGCAGACCCTACTCCTACTTTGGCCAAGGCCCCGGGGATTTCGATGGGACGAAAACCCCCGAGTTTACCTAGATCGCCGGCGATATTAAGAGCGACCCGAATGCCACGAAGATAGTGCACAAGGCCTTCGGCGTGAACGACTTGTCGCGTCTTGAAGGCTGAGGGGGCCCGAGGGCATCCTGGCGGTTTCTCGAGGACGCGCCGAGACGCCGCACGGAGCCCCCCCATGCCGACTCGCATCTTCACCATCCTCGGCCGCCTGCGCCAAGACGCCGCCGCCGCGATCTCGCCGAGGACGATCGAGGCGGCTTGCGAGAAGGCGGGATATCGTTGGAGGGCTCGCAAGCTTGGGCCGGTCGAGACGATCTCGCTGTTCCTTCTGCAGGTCTTGCTGAGGACACTTCGTGCCGGCATGTCGAGCGGCTCGGCGGTCAGGAGTTCAGCGACTCGGCCTACTGCCAGGCTCGACGTCGCATCCCCCTGGCGGTCTTCCTCGGGCTCGTCGAAGGGGTGGCCGCGGCCGTCCGGGGCACCTCGGAGGATTGCCGCTGGCGGGGCCATCGGCTCTGGGTCGAGGACGGCTCGAGCGTCTCCATGCCCGACGCGCCCGAGTTGCAGGCCCGCTTCGGCCAGCCCTCGGGCCAGCGGCCGGGGTGCGGCTTCCCGGTGGCCAAGCTGCTGGCTCTGTTCCACGTCGAGACGGGGATGCTCCTGCGGATGACGACCGCCCCGCTGCGGTCCCACGACATGGCCGGGGCCGGGGCGATCTCAAGCGAGTTGGAGCCGGGCGACGTCCTCCTGGGAGACCGCGGCTTCTGTTCCTATGCTCATCTGGCGATCTTGATCGGACGCGGCGTTTTCGCGGTCTTCCGCATGCACCAGCGGCTGAACGTCGACTTCACGCCGGGGCGGCCGACGGCGCGGAGGAAGGGCCCGTATCCTCGGCCCCAGGGCCTGCCGAGCTCGCGATGGGTGCTGACGCACGGGCCGTGGGATCAGGTGGTCGCCTGGCCCAAGCCCAAGGCCCGACCCGAGTGGATGACGGCCGAAGAATACGCGACGCTGCCGGACGAGATCCTGGTCCGCGAGTTGCGGTACGAGGTGGCGACGCCGGGCTATCGGGTGCGACGATTGACGCTGGCGACGACTCTCCTGGACGCGGCGATGCACCCCGCGACGGAACTGGCGGAAGTCTATTACAAGCGATGGCGCGTGGAGCACGATTTCCGACATCTGAAGATCACGATGAACATGGACGTGCTCAAGTGCATGACGGTGGACGGCGTCCTGAAAGAGCTGGCGATGTACGCGATCGCGTACAACCTGGTGCGCTCGGCGATGCTGGAGTCGGCGCGGACGCAACGAGTCGACCCCGACCGCCTCAGCCTGATCGACGGCCTCCGCTGGCTGACCGGCATGCCGGGCGACGGCGACACGCCGATGCTGGTCGTCAACCCGTGCC of Paludisphaera rhizosphaerae contains these proteins:
- a CDS encoding ATPase domain-containing protein, which codes for MNESTSEQPPPDGLERVESGIPRLDYILKGGFLKGGTYNLIGPPGSGKTILGNQFCFNHLARTDGSCVYISLLVESHAKMLRHLASLKFFDRDKIPDRLYYVSGYSSLREGGPDALLDLIRATLRDRRATLLVVDGMESIRQFADGEQKIKEFVHELQAFTGLIGCTSLLMCFKDPSYSFTENAVVDGVVELSDQLIGPRAVRELVVHKFRGGDYLRGRHEVEITESGIVIHPRTEIQFDKPPGRATELRVRMPFGVAELDKMTFGGLPSGSTTALLGAPGTGKTLLGLSFLVEGAKQGHHGTYFGFYEPPPRLMEKANQVGIELEKYVKEGLIDVVWQPPLEHMLDSLAEQLLEKIREHEQPRRRLFFDGVEGFRAASVYPDRLPRFLSAFCNQLRASDVTAVMTEELPLFRPEIDMPNPELANVVETVVLLRYVELRSQLYRLLSIMKMRESRYDTSIREFKITDQGLEVADSFESAEAILTGYGRLSGSPSVKEDQR
- a CDS encoding response regulator, whose amino-acid sequence is MKCILVVDDEFDLVGMLRSILEEEGYSTESCSNGRAALERLKACKPDLLLMDVMLPYISGLEVLRTMKETPGLDGVPVVLMSSVQPGVKQHDYHWDAFLRKPFGLEDLLRTVREFAGAPDEVVQS
- a CDS encoding IS4 family transposase, with protein sequence MEGSQAWAGRDDLAVPSAGLAEDTSCRHVERLGGQEFSDSAYCQARRRIPLAVFLGLVEGVAAAVRGTSEDCRWRGHRLWVEDGSSVSMPDAPELQARFGQPSGQRPGCGFPVAKLLALFHVETGMLLRMTTAPLRSHDMAGAGAISSELEPGDVLLGDRGFCSYAHLAILIGRGVFAVFRMHQRLNVDFTPGRPTARRKGPYPRPQGLPSSRWVLTHGPWDQVVAWPKPKARPEWMTAEEYATLPDEILVRELRYEVATPGYRVRRLTLATTLLDAAMHPATELAEVYYKRWRVEHDFRHLKITMNMDVLKCMTVDGVLKELAMYAIAYNLVRSAMLESARTQRVDPDRLSLIDGLRWLTGMPGDGDTPMLVVNPCRRGRYEPRVKKRRPKKYMRMTKPRREYHEDLIQQWFAA
- a CDS encoding response regulator; the encoded protein is MRGHAHSALRILVVDDNVDTAACLAMLLQAWGYEAAEAHDGPEALQVAREQRPHAVVLDLGLPLMDGFEVARRLREQPGGKDVFIVCSSGFNQESDHRRAEEAGIDQYLVKPFDPFVLEDLLASRLACEALSS